One genomic region from Quercus robur chromosome 4, dhQueRobu3.1, whole genome shotgun sequence encodes:
- the LOC126721234 gene encoding probable LRR receptor-like serine/threonine-protein kinase At3g47570 codes for MDLLPTISYKMLHLTTNGFSLNNLIGSSSSGSVYKGVLNQEKMLVAVKVLNLQTKGATKSFVAKCNVLRNVRHRNLVKFLTCCSSINYNGDEFKALVFEFMTNGSLDMWLHPMTDCKSQSKYLIFLQRIIIAIDVASELNYLHNHCQQQIIHCDLKPNNILLDSEMIAHVSDFGLARLLTATSDSSQKHTSIIGLKGYTVYVAPSITSPI; via the coding sequence ATGGATCTCCTTCCAACAATTTCATACAAAATGCTTCATCTAACAACTAATGGATTTTCTCTCAACAATTTGATTGGATCCAGTAGTTCTGGATCAGTTTACAAAGGAGTTCTTAATCAAGAAAAAATGTTAGTTGCAGTAAAGGTCCTAAACCTTCAAACTAAAGGAGCTACCAAGAGTTTTGTGGCGAAATGCAATGTCTTAAGAAATGTTCGGCATCGAAATCTTGTGAAGTTCTTAACATGTTGCTCTAGTATCAATTATAATGGTGATGAATTTAAAGCTCTAGTATTTGAATTCATGACGAATGGGAGCTTAGATATGTGGCTACATCCAATGACAGATTGCAAAAGTCAATCAAAATATTTGATCTTTCTTCAAAGAATAATTATTGCAATTGATGTGGCTTCTGAATTAAATTATTTGCACAATCATTGTCAACAACAAATCATTCATTGTGATTTAAAGCCAAACAATATTCTTCTCGATAGTGAGATGATTGCTCATGTAAGTGACTTTGGTTTAGCAAGACTCCTTACAGCCACCAGTGATTCTTCCCAGAAGCATACTAGCATAATCGGGTTAAAAGGATATACTGTCTATGTTGCTCCAAGTATTACCTCTCCTATTTAG
- the LOC126721236 gene encoding uncharacterized protein LOC126721236, with the protein MVHSVQLTRSVPKIPGINNPIIGFSEDDARRLHHPHDDAFVVSLQIGDYNMHRVLVDNGSSTDILYYPAFQQMRIDMEQLTPTNALLMGFGGTKVFPLGAITLSMTAGDYPQQITREVTFLVVDCSSAYNAILRRPTLNSWKAATSTYHLMIKFPTDYGVGELRGNQVAVRECYIAMLEMEDQQQTMCIRE; encoded by the coding sequence ATGGTCCATAGCGTCCAACTAACAAGATCCGTACCTAAAATTCCGGGAATAAACAACCCCATCATCGGATTTTCAGAAGATGATGCTCGGAGACTTCACCATCCGCACGACGACGCATTTGTGGTCAGCTTGCAAATAGGAGATTATAACATGCATCGGGTCCTTGTCGACAACGGCAGCTCAACGGATATCCTATACTACCCGGcattccagcaaatgaggattgatatGGAACAGTTAACCCCAACAAATGCCCTGCTCATGGGATTTGGAGGAACGAAGGTGTTCCCCTTAGGCGCAATCACACTATCTATGACGGCAGGTGACTATCCCCAACAGATCACTAGGGAGGTGACGTTTCTCGTAGTCGACTGCTCATCCGCCTACAATGCCATTCTCAGACGGCCCACTCTCAATTCTTGGAAGGCAGCGACTTCAACATACCACTTGATGATTAAATTCCCAACGGATTACGGGGTAGGAGAACTACGGGGAAATCAAGTAGCGGTGCGGGAATGCTATATTGCCATGTTAGAGATGGAGGATCAACAGCAAACGATGTGTATCAGAGAGTAA